ACTATGTACCAGGTCCAAGTCCGTGGCCCTTTTTTGTGGCTATCTCGGCAAACGGAATAGCGGTAGGGTTAATTTTGTGACTGCATCGAACTCCCAGATTTCTATTAATAGGAATGAGGTTGGGGTGTATACTATTGAGAACTTTTAGATGATGGCGAGACTTAATTCGTGAGGGAGATATTGGGTTTCATACTCGCTTCGTAATCAAGAGATTTCGTGATGGAGTTGCCCTTTTTATTCTGTCTGAAGTAatgttcttcttttcttttttttggactTTCTTCCATAATGCCTTAAGACCCTCGTGTGAACTAGGGATGCGATGACCCCCTCCAGGGATCCGCACGCCAAACCCGTCGTCGACAAGGCTGTTCGAGACAGGTCTTTTAATTAGGAGGGGGTTATTCGTAACTCAAGCCCATAAGAGAATGCGTTTGAAGGATTATGATGTTGGGCCATTTATTGGCCTAGTGGTAACAATTTTATGTGGGACTGTGTTCTTCCTAGTGCAACTTCGAGAATACTACTGAAACTCATACACTATTGCAGATAGGGTGTATGGAAGAGTGTTTTATTTACTAACTGGGTTTCATGGAATGCACGTAGTTGTGGGGACTCTTTGACTAATGGTGAGGTTAGTCCGACTATGGCGTGGGGAGTTTTCCAGTCAACGGCACTTTGGTTTTGAGGCTTGCATTTGGTACTGACACTTcgtagatgtggtatgggtaGCATTATGATGTTTAGTATATGTGTGGTTTGGAGGATGGTTATACATGTGGTGGTTCAAAATATGAGACGGGGACGTCTATACGTTTAAGTACCCAGACGCAAAGCCTTCGTGGTATGCGTACATTCAAGAAGAGCATGCTCCGTCCTGATATAAGATTCCTGACcatttaaaaggttaaaaataggAGTCATACAGACTAGTTAAacagttttgatttgaaatcaaGTACCAAAGCGATTCCAAGCGCTTACTAGTCTGAGTAAAGTAGTCTAATTAAGGACAGAAGACCTATGATTTTCAAGTGTTATAAGTAACCTTTACTTGAAATGGTAAGCTTTGTGGTAAGACCTATAAAATTAGTGAGATTAGGGGTAATATTGATCGGGACAATTCTTAGGGTTAGAAGAGAAGAGATAGTAGGGGTGTGACTCGGTTTAGAGCTAAATCTGTATGGATTTCTTGTAATTATAAACCCTGATGGTCACTATAGTCCTGAGCcctgtgtaaaatattttgtggtaCAAAGAACGGGGTCAATTCTGATACTAGTGGGTTTTGTAACCTTGATAGAGCAGCACGTAGTGAGAGGGCTGGTGATAAGGGGGGCGGGTACAGTGTTAAAATCTGGCGTTTTCCCGCTACATTCGTGGGTCCCTTCAATTATTAAGAACAGCAGATGGTTAGCAAGAGGGTTAATATTAACTTGGCAAAAAGTCGCCCCCCTtgtct
The window above is part of the Mytilus trossulus isolate FHL-02 unplaced genomic scaffold, PNRI_Mtr1.1.1.hap1 h1tg001337l__unscaffolded, whole genome shotgun sequence genome. Proteins encoded here:
- the LOC134704271 gene encoding LOW QUALITY PROTEIN: cytochrome c oxidase subunit 3-like (The sequence of the model RefSeq protein was modified relative to this genomic sequence to represent the inferred CDS: substituted 9 bases at 9 genomic stop codons); this encodes MNRNPYSRYYVPGPSPWPFFVAISANGIAVGLILXLHRTPRFLLIGMRLGCILLRTFRXWRDLIREGDIGFHTRFVIKRFRDGVALFILSEVMFFFSFFWTFFHNALRPSCELGMRXPPPGIRTPNPSSTRLFETGLLIRRGLFVTQAHKRMRLKDYDVGPFIGLVVTILCGTVFFLVQLREYYXNSYTIADRVYGRVFYLLTGFHGMHVVVGTLXLMVRLVRLWRGEFSSQRHFGFEACIWYXHFVDVVWVALXCLVYVWFGGWLYMWWFKIXDGDVYTFKYPDAKPSWYAYIQEEHAPSXYKIPDHLKG